A segment of the Lolium perenne isolate Kyuss_39 chromosome 3, Kyuss_2.0, whole genome shotgun sequence genome:
ACATATTTACcagtttggtttttttttttccaAATTTCTCAGAAATTTTGAATGTTGAAATAAATGCCTAGTGCACTAGTACACCCCAATGTGCCGTCGACTGGTTCCATTATAGCCCGAGAGATTTTTGGAGGCACAAGATTGGGTTTTCGTTACTTGTAGGTATCTTGTAAAAACTAACTTTTGGTCTTTTGACAGGAAATATATGTCAGAGGAAGTTCGGCCGGAGTACTACGAACAGGCCTGACTACGAACACTCTACCATGTGCTGGAACTTGGGAGTCAGACTTGGTAAGTTATGTAAAACAACAACCTCTAAAGAAACCAGGTGGACtcatcttatatgaatttctagtACATAAACATTTCTCAATGCAGTTTACAGAACATAAATGATCAAGAAAAATTGGAAATTACAACCACACTTGcttattcagataaaacttggcgCCAACTCCACACACAATTTAGCACAGACAGCACATTCAGTAACTCAGTGATAGTTGTTGAGCCTCCTGCAGTTCTTCCTGATCTCCCCCTGTGACCCGGTCAGCGGCATGATGTTGCCCATGTTCACCATCGACTGTGCAAAGTGCTGGAAGAAGAGGTGCACGTCGTCTGCATATGCCTTGACGAGCGCTGCCGTTTCGGCGCTCTTGGTGAGTAGGATCTCatcggagctgagaaggcccctgCCGGCCAGGATGTTCTTGAAATAGAAGTTATCGAACTTGGTCGAGGTGACAACGTCGAGCGGGAAGAGGTTGTTGTCGCCACCGGAGCGTGGGCACCCTTGTCTCAGCTGCGCAGCGTAGGACACATCCAGTGTGCTGTCGGCTAGGCCGTTACCTGACTGGTTGTACAGCCTCTGCCGGAAGCTGGTGCACCGGGACAAGCCAATGGTGTGGCCACCTGAGAGGGCAACAACATCGACGACATTGAGGCGGAGACGCTTGAACTTGGTGATGATGGTGGGTAGGGTGTTGTTGGGGGCAGGGATGTCATTGTTGGAGCCCTGGATGCTTGCGCCCAGAGAGTCCCTCCGGCCGAGCGGCACATCCCAGTAAGGGCCACCAACCTGGACATTAATTTGGGTCCAGAAGAATCACACATAATGCTACATTATTTAGCTCGTGCTAGTTAGGAACAGAGTTATGATGAACACATACGAGGACAGTGGAGTCGCGGGCGGCGAGGGCGAGGATGTCGGCACAGGAGACCATGCCGGGGCAAGCTGTCTCAAGGGCGACCTTGATCTGGTCGACGACCTCGAATCCCCGGAGGGAGTTCATATTGGGGTTGGACCCCTTCTCACTGACTATGCTGCTGCTGTTGTCCAGTAGCACGGATGCATCACACCCCTATACACAGAAATAAAGAAGATGTCAGAACAGGATAGTAAATGACTAGGAATGTGAAACTGTAATGTCGATTGGGTGGATTGGACACATGCAGCAAAACTGTAGTGTCGATTGACCAGGTACATGCATCGAGTGAAGGATGTGCATTGCTTAGTGAGTCTCAATTATTGTGCACTTAAATGAGGCAATCACCAATTTATTTGGGAAAAAAAGCACTCATGTTACAGACTCGATCATGTCACCGAGACAATAAGTAGTGTGTACATTGTAGGTAGGATATCTTATAGGTTGTAAAAACTTCAAAAATATCTAGAAAGATTCTTCCATGTTCCTCAGGACACAATTTTCAATGCTAAGGACAAGTATAGCAAAAGTTCAAAACTGAGCACTTTGCACATTGAGTTTAAGCATTTGAACTGTTTTTTTTCTGGGTGCGTTTGAACTGAAGTTAACGACTAAAATGCACATCTATCATATTAGTCATAGATATGTAATTTGCTGTCTTACATTACAGGAACTATCTTCAGCA
Coding sequences within it:
- the LOC127342388 gene encoding peroxidase 72 codes for the protein MASSMGSLLVLCLACPLLLAGTVRANPWYSLFPQFYDHSCPKAKEIVQSIVAQAVAQETRMAASLVRLHFHDCFVKGCDASVLLDNSSSIVSEKGSNPNMNSLRGFEVVDQIKVALETACPGMVSCADILALAARDSTVLVGGPYWDVPLGRRDSLGASIQGSNNDIPAPNNTLPTIITKFKRLRLNVVDVVALSGGHTIGLSRCTSFRQRLYNQSGNGLADSTLDVSYAAQLRQGCPRSGGDNNLFPLDVVTSTKFDNFYFKNILAGRGLLSSDEILLTKSAETAALVKAYADDVHLFFQHFAQSMVNMGNIMPLTGSQGEIRKNCRRLNNYH